A single genomic interval of Helianthus annuus cultivar XRQ/B chromosome 6, HanXRQr2.0-SUNRISE, whole genome shotgun sequence harbors:
- the LOC110865430 gene encoding valine--tRNA ligase, chloroplastic/mitochondrial 2-like isoform X1, whose product MLPKNHAWQALPNMKEALIVSSWPLTSLPRNLAAIKRFEKLQALRNGCIGSSIQSRFAKHPFYRFAQVYSHEPIIIYISSCVRACLSRAISSSCRYGRHFWRSSTVIQTPFKMQNEYNTLVARLSSPNFVEKAPEDVVRARRHQKQKKN is encoded by the exons ATGTTACCGAAGAATCATGCATGGCAG GCGCTTCCTAATATGAAAGAAGCTCTAATAGTGTCTTCGTGGCCTCTTACTTCACTTCCACGGAATCTCGCTGCCATAAAAAGGTTTGAAAAATTGCAAGCGTTG AGAAATGGATGTATTGGCTCTTCTATCCAGTCTCGGTTTGCAAAGCATCCATTTTACAGATTCGCCCAGGTTTACTCTCATGAACCCATCATCATCTATATAAGCTCGTGTGTGCGGGCGTGCCT GTCTAGAGCCATATCTTCCTCTTGCAGATATGGTAGACATTTCTGGAGAAGTTCAACGGTTATCCAAACGCCTTTCAAGATGCAAAACGAATACAACACACTTGTGGCACGTTTGAGTTCTCCCAAT TTTGTTGAGAAAGCTCCTGAGGACGTTGTTCGTGCAAGAAGGCATCAAAAGCAGAAGAAAAATTGA
- the LOC110865430 gene encoding uncharacterized protein LOC110865430 isoform X2, with protein sequence MLPKNHAWQALPNMKEALIVSSWPLTSLPRNLAAIKRFEKLQALRNGCIGSSIQSRFAKHPFYRFAQGRSRAISSSCRYGRHFWRSSTVIQTPFKMQNEYNTLVARLSSPNFVEKAPEDVVRARRHQKQKKN encoded by the exons ATGTTACCGAAGAATCATGCATGGCAG GCGCTTCCTAATATGAAAGAAGCTCTAATAGTGTCTTCGTGGCCTCTTACTTCACTTCCACGGAATCTCGCTGCCATAAAAAGGTTTGAAAAATTGCAAGCGTTG AGAAATGGATGTATTGGCTCTTCTATCCAGTCTCGGTTTGCAAAGCATCCATTTTACAGATTCGCCCAG GGAAGGTCTAGAGCCATATCTTCCTCTTGCAGATATGGTAGACATTTCTGGAGAAGTTCAACGGTTATCCAAACGCCTTTCAAGATGCAAAACGAATACAACACACTTGTGGCACGTTTGAGTTCTCCCAAT TTTGTTGAGAAAGCTCCTGAGGACGTTGTTCGTGCAAGAAGGCATCAAAAGCAGAAGAAAAATTGA